The DNA sequence AGGATCAGGAAGCTTTCGAAGCGGAGCGTGATGACGAATGACGCATTTTACGGACAGTCCCTTTGAACGGCTGATGAAGCAAAAGCCCAGGCAGCGGCAGGAGAAGCTCTCTCCTGTCCTGCCCAAGACCCATCCCTGCCATGGCTGCAGCTACCTTCAAGGCAACTGCTGCACCGGTGTCTGCTACCGTGAGCTGATCCTCCCCCACAAGAAAAGGAAGGTGGACAAATGAGACTGGTGATCGCAGAAAAGCCCAGTGTAGCCCAGTCCATTGCCGCTGTGCTGGGGGCAAACAGCCGAAAGGACGGCTATCTGGAAGGAACGGATGTCCTGGTTTCCTGGTGTGTTGGACATCTTGTGGAGCTCTCTCCGGCGGATGTCTACGACGAGCGCTATGGCAAATGGCGCTTCGAGGATCTGCCGATCCTTCCGAATCCATGGAAATACCAGGTGCCCAAGGACAAGCAAAAGCAATTTAAGATCCTGAAAAGCCTGCTGGGTGAATCCCGAGTGACGGAGATCGTCTGTGCCACGGATGCAGGGCGTGAAGGAGAACTGATCTTCCGTTTGGTCTATCGCCAGGCGGGCTGTCAGAAGCCGGTGAAGCGCCTATGGATCAGTTCCATGGAGGACCAAGCCATCAGCGAAGGCTTCAGGAAACTAAAGCCCAGCCAGGAATACGATTCGCTCTATCAATCTGCCCTCTGTCGGTCACAGGCGGATTGGCTGGTCGGTATCAACGCAACGAGGCTCTTTTCAGTTTTGTATCGTCAGACCCTTAATGTTGGACGCGTCATGTCTCCTACGCTGTCCATGATCGTGGACCGCTGGTCTGCCATTCAGGATTTCAGGTCCGAACCATTCTACACCGTTGTGCTGAAGCTACCCGGCTTTGAAGCAGCCGGTGAAAAGCTGAAGATCAAGGCCGAGGCTGAAAAACTTTTAAATCAATGCCAGGGAAAATCTGCCACAATCACTGGGATCCGGACTCAGGAAAAGACGGAAACCCCCCCCAAGCTTTATGATCTGACCACCCTGCAGCGGGAAGCCAACCGACTTCTTGGCTACACAGCCCAGCAAACGCTGGATTATGCCCAAAGCCTCTATGAAAAAAAGCTCATCACCTATCCCCGAACCGACAGCCGCTACCTGACGACTGACATGGCACAGTCCACTGCAGGCGTCCTTCAGTCAGCGTTTTCCCTTTTGCCAGAGAATTTGACGAAGGGATATTCGACGGATCCAAAGCAATTGCTGGATGATTCCAAGGTCAGTGATCACCACGCCATCATTCCGACCTTTGCTCTTAAGGGAAATATCCTGGAGAGTCTGCCCAAGGGCGAGCAGGAGCTCTTAAAGCTACTGGCTATCCGCCTCATCACAGCTGCTGGAGAAGCTCATCGGTATTCTGAAACGACGGTTGCGCTGGACTGCTCTGGCCAACAATTCACCGCCAAGGGAAAGATGGTTCTGCAATCTGGCTGGAAGTCAGTGGATGAATATTTTCGCGGCACGATTACCACTCGAAAAATGGAGAAGAAAATAGAAGCCCCGCTGCCCAGACTGGAAAAAGACCAGCGTTTTGATTCGGTCACCGTAAGGTTGGAGGAAGGGAAAACTACACCGCCTAAGCTGTTCACCGAGGATACCCTGCTCTCTGCTATGGAGAATGCTGGCCTGGAGGATCTGCCTGAGGATGCGGAACGAAAAGGTCTGGGGACTCCGGCCACACGGGCAGGCATCCTGGAAAAGCTGATCAAGACTGAGCTGGTGGAGCGCCGAGGCGACAAAAAGCTCAAGACTCTGCAGCCAACTCATAAGGGAGTTGCTCTGGCCACGATCCTGCCGGAGCAGATCAAATCCCCTCAGATGACGGCGGAATGGGAGGAAAAGCTGAAGCGCATTGAAAAGGGACAGCTCTCTCCTGAGCTTTTCATGACGGAGATATCTCAGCACCTGAAGGATCTGGTCAGAACCTATAGGGCGGTCTCTGAAGCCCCCGGCGAGCTGGCCTTAAATCCGGAAAGCATCGGTTCCTGCCCCCGTTGCGGAGATCAGGTGCTGGAAGGGGAACGTCGCTTTTTCTGCCAGAACAAAACCTGTACATTCGCTCTGTGGAAGGATAACCGTTTCTTCAAGGACAAGAAAACGGTCCTGACTCGCGAGGTAGCTGCTGCTCTTCTGCAGGATGGCAATATTCAAATGAAAAACCTGTATTCGCCCAAGACGCAAAAGACCTACGATGCCCGGATCATCATGGAGGATACCGGCGGCAAGTACGTCAATTTCAGGCTGGAATTCACGTCTGGTGAAACCAAGGATAAGGACAAAACATCGACAAAATCTAAAGAAAGGATGGAAAAATCATGAATGTCAAAGAACGGATCAAGGCTCTTCTCGGTATTGAGGTGAGCACGGATAATCTGCTGGAGCTCTGGGAGAATCCGGAAGAATATGTTTCAACACCGGAAGATGCTGACAAACTGGGAGATCTGTTTCTCTTAGTTGAGATGATGGCCGAGCTGGAGGTGGATAGCGATGAATAACACGGATGAACTTCGCTATGTCCAGGCCTTTGCCCACATCATCGGCGTCAAGGAGGATGAGGCGCTGGAATACGCCCAGAGAAAAGGCATCGGCGCTTTGGTGGAGAATGCCACACAGCTTTTAAGCACGCCAGCTCAGCGGGAAAAGCATCAGGCCTTTCTGGATCTTTACCGGATGAGCAGCGGCATCAACACGAAAAACCCGGTCATCAATTCACCGGATACGGCAGCGGACTTTTTTCGCTCGGTGATGGATCAGGTCCATGACAAGGAAGCCTTTGTTGTGGCCTTCCTCAATACCAAGAACCGTGTCATCGATCATGAGGTCGTATCCCTTGGGACCATCAATAGCTCCATCGTCCACCCCAGGGAAGTCTTCCGAAATGCCATCGTCAATAAGGCCAATGCCGTTATCCTTTGTCACAATCACCCATCCGGTGATCTGACGCCAAGCTCCGAAGACCTCACCGTGACAAAAAGGCTGAAGGAAACGGGCAATCTTCTGGGCATCCAGGTGCTGGATCACGTGATCATCAATGGGATCAATCAGCAGGATCACTACTCCTTCCAAGCCCACGGCGTGCTGGAAGCGCCTGCTGCTTACGGACAAAAGGAAACGGTCAGAGAATCGTCGGCTCAGGCGGCACCTGGTAAAAACATCAAGGATGGCCTCAAGGAAATCACGGACAAGCTGGAACAAGGCATCCGTGATTTTTTCAGCGGCGAAAAATATCAGGACTACCTGCGCACCATGTCGAGGTTCCATCATTATTCCCTGAACAACACGATCCTGATCGCCATGCAAAAGCCGGATGCCACACTGGTGGCGGGATACAACCGCTGGCAGCATCAGTTCCAGCGCAATGTACTGAAGGGTGAAAAAGGCATCCGCATCATTGCCCCGGCCCCTGTCAAAACGAAAAAGGAAGTTGAAAAGCTTGATCCTGTGACCCAGAAGCCCCTGCGGGATGTCGCTGGCAAGACACTGACAGAAGAAGTGGAGATCAAGATCCCAAGGTTTCGGGTCGTCTCTGTCTTTGATGTCTCCCAGACGGACGGGAAGCCCCTTCCCCAGCTGGCAAGTACCCTGACCGGTGACGTCAAGCAATATGATGTCTTCATGGAGGCTCTGAAGCGATCCTCCCCGGTTCCCATCTCCTTCGAAGCCATGCCCGCCAGCACCGACGGCTATTTCAGCCAGGGCAGACAAAAAATCGCCATTCGGGAAGACATGAGTGAGATCCAGACGGTCTCTGCAGCCATCCATGAGATCGCCCACGCCAAGCTTCATAATCTGAAGCCTGACCAGGAAAAGGATCTCGGAGAAGATGAGAAAGCACCGGTAAACCCCAAGGATCGAAGAACCGAAGAAGTGGAGGCAGAAAGTGTTTCCTTTGCGGTATGCGCCTATTATGGCATCGCCACTGACGAGAACAGCTTTGGTTACATCGCTGCCTGGAGCAAGGACAAGGATCTGCCTGAACTGAAGGCTTCGCTTGAAACCATCAGCAAGACTTCAGCTGAACTCATTGATGACATCGACCGCCATTTTAAGGAAATCACCCAGGAGCGCGGGATTTCTGCAGCAGACATAGAAAAGCAAAACGAAAAGACGGGGACTGATGATAATCCATCTCCTCGCCTGCAGGAGGTGGAATTCCTCACAGGTCCGGATGACACCTACGCCATCTATCAGCTGAGAAACGATGAGAATCTGCGAAACCACCGGTTCGAGAGTCTGCATCACCTGCAAAAGCTCGGCCTTACTGTGGACTATAAGAATTATGATCTGACCTACACCGGACATTTTGAGACAGCAGCTGACACTAATGGGACGCTGAACGTCATCTATGAAAAATTCAATGAGGATCGGCCCAAGGACTTTACTGGACATAGCTTATCCATGAGCGATGTCATCGTCTTGAAACAAAACGGTGAGCACACGGCTCATTATGTGGATGCCATCGGCTTCAAGGAAGTGCCGGAGTTCATCAAACCCATCAATCCTTTGCGCAGCATCGAGGATACGGTGGAGCAAAATGACAATCAATTTGATGGACTAATCAATAACGTTCCTACAAAAGATGTGGATAAGACAAGAAAGGCTGTCGAAGGACATGAAGAGAAAAATCCGCAGAAAGAATCCGTTAAGCAGCGGCTGAAAAAGTCTGCTGAGAAACCAGAGCTCAGCAAAGTGCTGTCACATAAAACTGCAGAAATGGAGAGATGATGATGGATAGATTCAGTATTGAAGAGCTTAATCTCATGTGTATTTATGATACCGGCACCCGGTCCGGACTGATCGCAGGACTTGAGAAAATCTCCACAGAGCTTGCTCCTGAAGACGCAGAGCTCTCCCAGCTTATTCAAAGTGCTTTGAGGAAGCTGGCAGCCATGAGTGATCAGGAATACGGAGAGTTGATCCTGGTGCCCGATTATAAGGAAGAAGACGATTAAATAGGAGCATCTGAAGCAGAAAGGTGGTGGAAACTTGAGGAGGTGATGATATGGCAAATAGAAAGCGTCAGGTCCCCATAATAATCATGGTCACTGAGCGTGAAAAAGCGCTGATCGAAGAAAAGATGCGCCAGTTGGGGACCAAGAATATGGGGGCTTACATCAGGAAGATGGCCATTGACGGCTATGTAGTCCGCCTGGACCTCTCCGATATTTCTGAACTGGTATCGCTCCTTCGAAGAAGCAGCAACAATCTGAATCAATATGCCAAGCGGGCGCATGAGACCGGACGCATCTATGAAGCCGATATTGAGGATATTCAGAGCAGCCTAAAGAGTGTATGGGAAAAGGCGGATCAGATCATGACCCGCCTTTCCACCATAGACTAAAATTTTTTATCGACAACATGGACGACATTTGGATTCCTTGCTACGATCAGGGCAGAAGAAAATTTTCGGATGAATGGAGGTGTGCAGCATGAGATTTCTCATCAAGCTGTTCTTATTCCCAATTACACTGGCTTTAACGATCCTTGTTGCAGCCTGCCGTTTGCTGTGTCAGCTGTCCACCATGGTGCTGGGGATCGTGGCTTTTGTCTGCTTTGCCATCGCACTGGGAACCATGGTCCTGCTGCAGGATGTTCCGGAAGGTCTGAGATTAATGGGCTTGGCCTGGTTGATCAGTCCCTTCGGACTGCCGCTGATCGCAGCCTTCCTGGTTGAGCTGCTTGGTGTATTCAATGATTCTCTGAAAGCGATCTGAGAAAGCGAAAAATGATCCTGTGACGGGCGCGGTGGAGCAATCTGCTGCGCCTTTTTCTTTTGGAAGGAGGTGTCCGCTGTGGCAACCACGAGATTAATCCCCATGCATGTCATCAAAGGTCAAACCGTGGCCCACACGGTACATGAGCGCCTTTCCTATGCCATCAATCCTGAAAAAACCAACAGCGGACAGCTCATCAAAGCCTATGGCTGTGAACCGGAAACCGCTGCTGGAGAGATGCTGCTTTGCAAAAAAGAATATGAGACTTATATTGGACGCAGTGAAGAGAAGAAGAGCGACATCGTGCTCTATCAGATCCGGCAGTCCTTTAAGCCGGGAGAGGTCACCCCGGAAAAGGCACAGGAGATCGGGTATGAGCTAGCCCTGAGTTTCACCAAGGGAAAGTATCAATTTGTTGTCGCCACGCATACGGATCATGCCCATATTCACAACCACATCATATGCAATTCCACATCCATCGACCACACACAGAAATTCAGGAATTTCCTTGGCTCCAGTGAAGCGATCCGGAAAATCAGCGACAAACTCTGCCTAGAGAACGGACTCTCGATCATAGAAGCTCCAAAGCAAGGACCATCTGATTACGGCAAGTGGCTGGGCGACAAAAAACCGCTATCCTGGCAGGAGAAGCTGAGACAAACCATCGATGCTGTCATGGCGCAAAAGCCAGCAGATTTTGATGCTTTCCTGAAGTTATTGACTCGCTAAATAAACCTTGCGTTTCTTGATGATTTTTGATATAATAATCGTATGAATAATGATTTAAAAACCCAAGCAGTACGGCTTAGTCCGGAAGAACAATATCAGATTCGCAAGAACATCATCCGACTATCAGAAAAAGGTAAAACGAATGAGGAAATAGCAGAAATCTTAGATGTAAGCTTGCGGCACGTCCAGAACACTAAGAAACAATACAAGGAAGGCGGGATCGCAGGGATCAAGCCCCAAAAGCGTGGTCGCCGAGAGGGTGCGAAACGAACCCTTACTCCTGCCCAGGAAAAGGAAATACAGCAAATCCTGGTTGATAAGACACCGGATCAATTGAAGTTCAAAGACTGCATGTGGAGCAGAAAAACCATTGCAGAGCTCATTTATGAAAAGTATAAAATCAGCCTGCCCGTATCTACTTTAGGGGTCTACTTGGCGCGGTGGGGATTCTCAGTCCAGCGGCCGATGAAACGCGCCTACAAGCAAGACACAGAGAAGGTGCAGCACTGGGTCGAAACTGAGTTTCCTGGCATTACTGAACGAGCAGAGGCTGAGAATGCAGAGATTTTCTTTGGAGATGAAACCGGATTGCAAAACCAGTCAACTTGCTTGCGTGGGTATGCGCCAATCGGACAAACGCCGGTGGTTCGAACCGAAGCAAAGCATATCAAGATCAACATGCTTTCAGCAATTTCCAATCGAGGAAAATTGCGCTTTGTCCTCTATAAAGACAACATGAATGCCGACAAACTGATTGATTTTATGCGGCGGTTAGTGCATGACAGCAACAAGAAAGTATTCCTGGTGCTCGATAATCTGCGGGTTCATCACGCTAAAAAAGTCATGGCGTGGGTAGAAAAGCATAAGGAAGAAATTGAGCTATTCTACCTGCCACCGTATGCCCCAGAGTACAATCCTGATGAATTGCTCAACAGCGATCTCAAACGTGGCATAAGTAAAAAACCAAGTCCCAGGAGTGATGATGAGCTTGAACATAATGTTCGATCTCATTTAAAAACGGTGCAATTGCGTCCTAATAAAATCAGGGGGTTCTTCCATTCAAAAACCACAAAATATGCCTCTTAATATGCGCAAGGTTTAATTAGGGGAGCAATAATGGCGGAGAATGGTTATGAAGTGAAGCAGGGGCAGCATCTAGCCTTCAAAGCAAATGGTCAGCAAAAATTTACAAGATTGCGGTCCCTCGGAGAAGGATATTCTGAAGAAGAGTTGAGATCCGCGATTCTTGGAAAGACGATCCACACACCAAAAGCCAAAAGACCTTATCGAAAAAATCCGGACAAGATCAACCTTCTGGTGGACATTCAGGCCAAAATTCAAGCCGGAAAAGGCCCTGGTTACGAGCGCTGGGCGAAGGTTTTCAATCTGAAGCAGATGGCTCAGACCATCAATTTTCTGACGGAGAATAACATCACCGACTATGAGACCCTGGTTGAAAAAACAAAAGCTGCAACGGATCGTTATCACGAGCTGTCACAGCATATTAAGCAAATTGAAAAACGGATGACTGAAATTACTGATTTGAAGAAGCATATCATTAACTATGCGAAAACAAAGGAAGTGTATAGCGCTTACAGTCAAGCCGGATTTTCAGCAAAATACTATGAGGCGAACACTGAAAACATTCTGCTTCACCAATCCGCTAAGCAAGGTTTTGACTCGATTTCATTAAGAAAAATACCTTCAATGAGAGACCTTCAACAGGAATTCAACTCATGCCTAGATTCTAAAAAAGTCATTTTAAAGGACTATGTAAAACAAAAAAATCTAATGAAAGAATCACTGACGGTACAATCAAACGTCGATCATTTATTTTCTCAAAGCCCAGCAGACAAACAAAAAAAAGAACGCTAAGGGAATTGTGCGGAAAATAGTCATGATGAGCAATCATCCCGTGAAATGTTCATGCAGGTGCAGGAAGAACTCATCCATCGCCGGATGGTATATTCCAAGCCAGAGCTAAAAAGAAATCATCCTCACCAACTATCCTCGATGAATACAATGGGCTATCGGTTCAAGAACACAATAGCTGAAAAATCTGATTTTCTATGCAAATGAAGAACCTTCTAAGTGAGGGTTCTCATGCAATTTACAGTTGCTTAATTTTTCTAATGAGTTCTCGGTTTGTATCTTTTGCAATCTCTTCATATTTGTTTCTTTTTCCAAAATACAATTTGTCTGGTATAAGTGGACTTGATGCTCTATTGTCAAAAATCATATCTTGCAAGCACCTTGAGTCATTGATTAATTGTTCATTTGGATAAGAATCAGAATTCTCAGCTCTTAAAATGATTTCATCAAGCTTCCCCTTCATTTGATTCAGATTTTCTATTGCCTTGCTATTATGCTTCTTTGTTTTATATACCAGTATGAAAGCTGGCAATATCGGAGACAAAACAGAATTTATAAATACAGAAACTGTTATTCCTTTAATGATTGCTAATAACAGCAATATCGCAAAAATACACGAGAGTGAAATTGACAAAATAAACGAATACCATTTTCTTAGATTCTGATTCCACCAACAATTAGTAGCTTGGCAAACCAGCCTATAAAACCGATTGTCTTCCTCATCAATTCCGGGATACCAATTAATCAGAGCACTATAATTGATATTTTTCAAAGAATATTTCTTCGATTTCTCCTGTATTGTCTCCATCATTAAATGGTTTCCAATCTTAATCTTATTCTGCGGTATTTCCAATACATCACAATCGAATTCTTCCTGAATTCTAGCAGCATCTTCTTTAACGTTGTCGATTCTCTTTGATAATAGAAACTCATCAATTATAGATACCGCGATTGCTGCAAACGCTGTAAACGCCAAATATTTTTCATCGATTATATTTGACAAAATGGCAAGCGCCACAATAAAAACCCCACTTAGAATGAATTGAATGCCCATCAAAGTCTTTGCTTCTGAATACAACTGCCTTTGAGCTGCAAGTCTTTTTAGGTTCCATTCACTGTTCTGCTTTTCATTAATAGACAATTGCTTACCCCCTAATCATATTTGGGGAATTCACTCCCAAATACTTCACCCCATTTAGCGATTGAAGATTTCATATCCTTGTTTTGTTCAAATTCTCTTGCAGCTTTTGCAACATGGTAGTCTATCGCTGTTTTATTCATAATTTTAGTCCTTTCGTCATAAGTCAAACTGTTAATGTTTCCTTGAATCCCCTTTGGATCATCAACGGTCCCCATTATGTTATTGTAGATATAGGCCACTACATTCGGAAATTCAATATCTACAAATTGGCCAGCCTTTGTGCTTTGCCCCTCATAATAGTTTAATATCATTGTCTCAAGTAAATATGATGACATAGTCGGCATTGTTGATCTTCTGTTCCAATATTTTAGAATCCTAATTATTGGGAGAATGTTTCCATCATGATTTTGATTTATCCGAGTCGTTCTTTCCTTATCAATCCTCGGATCTGTTTTCTTCCAATAACCGTTACCGTCAGGTATTAGGTAATAACTCTTCCCGTGATTATCTTCAGATGTAATGAAGCACGGTACAATATCAAAGTTCCAGGGATAAGAACTCAAATTCAATACTGCTGCTTCTTGATTTCGCTTTATTTCGGCACTGCTATATTGAGGAACATTTGAGCAAGCGGAGACAAATTTGTTGATAACCCTTTTTGAGTTAAGCGATGTAGAATTTGCATGACACAACTTTGATAAATCTGCCGCTTCACTGGATACAGTAATTTCAATTCTATCTGAATAAGTCATGTAAGTGGACCCTTGACCACTAAGACCTATCATCATATCAATATCATCAAGTTCTCTTATTTTTGTTTTCCTTGCGAATGAACCAAAAACAATATTTATATCTTCATAAGATGTTGGGAAATCGCTATCTTTCGATTTAAAATTTGCAATCTGACTAATTAACCAGTCTCGGCTACTATTTGCTCTTTTTGTA is a window from the Clostridiaceae bacterium HFYG-1003 genome containing:
- a CDS encoding relaxase/mobilization nuclease, which encodes MAENGYEVKQGQHLAFKANGQQKFTRLRSLGEGYSEEELRSAILGKTIHTPKAKRPYRKNPDKINLLVDIQAKIQAGKGPGYERWAKVFNLKQMAQTINFLTENNITDYETLVEKTKAATDRYHELSQHIKQIEKRMTEITDLKKHIINYAKTKEVYSAYSQAGFSAKYYEANTENILLHQSAKQGFDSISLRKIPSMRDLQQEFNSCLDSKKVILKDYVKQKNLMKESLTVQSNVDHLFSQSPADKQKKER
- a CDS encoding DNA topoisomerase 3, translating into MRLVIAEKPSVAQSIAAVLGANSRKDGYLEGTDVLVSWCVGHLVELSPADVYDERYGKWRFEDLPILPNPWKYQVPKDKQKQFKILKSLLGESRVTEIVCATDAGREGELIFRLVYRQAGCQKPVKRLWISSMEDQAISEGFRKLKPSQEYDSLYQSALCRSQADWLVGINATRLFSVLYRQTLNVGRVMSPTLSMIVDRWSAIQDFRSEPFYTVVLKLPGFEAAGEKLKIKAEAEKLLNQCQGKSATITGIRTQEKTETPPKLYDLTTLQREANRLLGYTAQQTLDYAQSLYEKKLITYPRTDSRYLTTDMAQSTAGVLQSAFSLLPENLTKGYSTDPKQLLDDSKVSDHHAIIPTFALKGNILESLPKGEQELLKLLAIRLITAAGEAHRYSETTVALDCSGQQFTAKGKMVLQSGWKSVDEYFRGTITTRKMEKKIEAPLPRLEKDQRFDSVTVRLEEGKTTPPKLFTEDTLLSAMENAGLEDLPEDAERKGLGTPATRAGILEKLIKTELVERRGDKKLKTLQPTHKGVALATILPEQIKSPQMTAEWEEKLKRIEKGQLSPELFMTEISQHLKDLVRTYRAVSEAPGELALNPESIGSCPRCGDQVLEGERRFFCQNKTCTFALWKDNRFFKDKKTVLTREVAAALLQDGNIQMKNLYSPKTQKTYDARIIMEDTGGKYVNFRLEFTSGETKDKDKTSTKSKERMEKS
- a CDS encoding transposon-transfer assisting family protein codes for the protein MDRFSIEELNLMCIYDTGTRSGLIAGLEKISTELAPEDAELSQLIQSALRKLAAMSDQEYGELILVPDYKEEDD
- a CDS encoding CD1845 family protein; this translates as MRFLIKLFLFPITLALTILVAACRLLCQLSTMVLGIVAFVCFAIALGTMVLLQDVPEGLRLMGLAWLISPFGLPLIAAFLVELLGVFNDSLKAI
- a CDS encoding MobC family plasmid mobilization relaxosome protein, which translates into the protein MANRKRQVPIIIMVTEREKALIEEKMRQLGTKNMGAYIRKMAIDGYVVRLDLSDISELVSLLRRSSNNLNQYAKRAHETGRIYEADIEDIQSSLKSVWEKADQIMTRLSTID
- a CDS encoding relaxase/mobilization nuclease domain-containing protein, whose translation is MATTRLIPMHVIKGQTVAHTVHERLSYAINPEKTNSGQLIKAYGCEPETAAGEMLLCKKEYETYIGRSEEKKSDIVLYQIRQSFKPGEVTPEKAQEIGYELALSFTKGKYQFVVATHTDHAHIHNHIICNSTSIDHTQKFRNFLGSSEAIRKISDKLCLENGLSIIEAPKQGPSDYGKWLGDKKPLSWQEKLRQTIDAVMAQKPADFDAFLKLLTR
- a CDS encoding IS630 family transposase, with translation MNNDLKTQAVRLSPEEQYQIRKNIIRLSEKGKTNEEIAEILDVSLRHVQNTKKQYKEGGIAGIKPQKRGRREGAKRTLTPAQEKEIQQILVDKTPDQLKFKDCMWSRKTIAELIYEKYKISLPVSTLGVYLARWGFSVQRPMKRAYKQDTEKVQHWVETEFPGITERAEAENAEIFFGDETGLQNQSTCLRGYAPIGQTPVVRTEAKHIKINMLSAISNRGKLRFVLYKDNMNADKLIDFMRRLVHDSNKKVFLVLDNLRVHHAKKVMAWVEKHKEEIELFYLPPYAPEYNPDELLNSDLKRGISKKPSPRSDDELEHNVRSHLKTVQLRPNKIRGFFHSKTTKYAS
- the radC gene encoding DNA repair protein RadC, translating into MNNTDELRYVQAFAHIIGVKEDEALEYAQRKGIGALVENATQLLSTPAQREKHQAFLDLYRMSSGINTKNPVINSPDTAADFFRSVMDQVHDKEAFVVAFLNTKNRVIDHEVVSLGTINSSIVHPREVFRNAIVNKANAVILCHNHPSGDLTPSSEDLTVTKRLKETGNLLGIQVLDHVIINGINQQDHYSFQAHGVLEAPAAYGQKETVRESSAQAAPGKNIKDGLKEITDKLEQGIRDFFSGEKYQDYLRTMSRFHHYSLNNTILIAMQKPDATLVAGYNRWQHQFQRNVLKGEKGIRIIAPAPVKTKKEVEKLDPVTQKPLRDVAGKTLTEEVEIKIPRFRVVSVFDVSQTDGKPLPQLASTLTGDVKQYDVFMEALKRSSPVPISFEAMPASTDGYFSQGRQKIAIREDMSEIQTVSAAIHEIAHAKLHNLKPDQEKDLGEDEKAPVNPKDRRTEEVEAESVSFAVCAYYGIATDENSFGYIAAWSKDKDLPELKASLETISKTSAELIDDIDRHFKEITQERGISAADIEKQNEKTGTDDNPSPRLQEVEFLTGPDDTYAIYQLRNDENLRNHRFESLHHLQKLGLTVDYKNYDLTYTGHFETAADTNGTLNVIYEKFNEDRPKDFTGHSLSMSDVIVLKQNGEHTAHYVDAIGFKEVPEFIKPINPLRSIEDTVEQNDNQFDGLINNVPTKDVDKTRKAVEGHEEKNPQKESVKQRLKKSAEKPELSKVLSHKTAEMER
- a CDS encoding nucleotidyltransferase, with the protein product MASTVIQAFNEFMKDTVNLDSEVTKRANSSRDWLISQIANFKSKDSDFPTSYEDINIVFGSFARKTKIRELDDIDMMIGLSGQGSTYMTYSDRIEITVSSEAADLSKLCHANSTSLNSKRVINKFVSACSNVPQYSSAEIKRNQEAAVLNLSSYPWNFDIVPCFITSEDNHGKSYYLIPDGNGYWKKTDPRIDKERTTRINQNHDGNILPIIRILKYWNRRSTMPTMSSYLLETMILNYYEGQSTKAGQFVDIEFPNVVAYIYNNIMGTVDDPKGIQGNINSLTYDERTKIMNKTAIDYHVAKAAREFEQNKDMKSSIAKWGEVFGSEFPKYD
- a CDS encoding S-4TM family putative pore-forming effector, with the translated sequence MSINEKQNSEWNLKRLAAQRQLYSEAKTLMGIQFILSGVFIVALAILSNIIDEKYLAFTAFAAIAVSIIDEFLLSKRIDNVKEDAARIQEEFDCDVLEIPQNKIKIGNHLMMETIQEKSKKYSLKNINYSALINWYPGIDEEDNRFYRLVCQATNCWWNQNLRKWYSFILSISLSCIFAILLLLAIIKGITVSVFINSVLSPILPAFILVYKTKKHNSKAIENLNQMKGKLDEIILRAENSDSYPNEQLINDSRCLQDMIFDNRASSPLIPDKLYFGKRNKYEEIAKDTNRELIRKIKQL